In Mucilaginibacter celer, one DNA window encodes the following:
- a CDS encoding tetratricopeptide repeat protein, whose protein sequence is MEEEFEFGFTEDPKFSVERYEEMIRNQDLYFFDAQAFENIIDYYIEKNDPARALQVAEYARNQHPFAAIFLIKQAQLLVVTNKVPEAFAALDKAAMLEASDADIYIIRGNLYESLERYSEALENYEKALDLAEETDEILLHIAYVYQNMGDYDTAITYLKLCLKQNMENQDALYELAFCYDVMDNQQESVQFYQQYIDNEPYSYAAWYNLGNAFTKLSLFEKAIDAYDYAILIKDSFASAYFNKGNALVNLEKYAEAIEVYRQTFEYEQPNADTYCAIGECYEKLEQMDDARAFYKKSVKMDPKLADAWFGIGVTLDFEERYFEALHFYKKALDLDIANADFWFAIADAEYKLGHLPEAEKAYEKVVELNPLDVDAWLDYSSILYEQQKLNEATEIIAEAIKNNPESAELYYRIVAYLFAKGEYNEALNNLEYALTADPDKHYILFDYLPQLQNNKVIIDIIARYTR, encoded by the coding sequence ATGGAAGAAGAATTTGAATTTGGTTTTACCGAAGACCCAAAATTCTCGGTAGAACGGTACGAGGAAATGATCAGAAATCAGGACTTGTACTTTTTTGATGCCCAGGCGTTTGAGAACATTATCGACTACTACATCGAGAAAAATGACCCAGCCAGGGCTTTACAGGTAGCAGAATACGCGCGAAATCAGCACCCTTTTGCGGCAATTTTCCTGATTAAACAGGCCCAGCTGCTTGTGGTAACCAACAAGGTACCCGAGGCATTCGCGGCCCTGGATAAAGCTGCCATGCTCGAAGCATCTGATGCTGATATTTATATCATCCGTGGCAACCTTTACGAAAGCCTGGAGCGTTACTCGGAAGCGTTAGAAAACTACGAAAAGGCGCTCGACCTTGCCGAGGAAACCGACGAGATATTGCTGCACATTGCCTACGTTTACCAAAACATGGGCGATTACGATACGGCCATTACCTACCTTAAGCTTTGCCTTAAGCAAAACATGGAAAATCAGGATGCCCTTTACGAACTGGCTTTTTGCTACGACGTAATGGACAACCAGCAGGAAAGCGTACAGTTTTACCAGCAATATATCGATAACGAGCCCTACAGCTACGCAGCCTGGTATAACTTAGGTAACGCTTTTACCAAGCTAAGCCTGTTTGAAAAAGCTATCGACGCTTATGATTATGCTATCTTAATAAAAGACAGCTTTGCATCAGCCTACTTTAATAAAGGTAATGCGTTAGTTAACCTTGAAAAATATGCTGAAGCGATAGAAGTATACCGCCAGACTTTTGAATACGAGCAACCCAATGCCGATACCTATTGCGCTATTGGCGAATGCTACGAAAAACTGGAGCAGATGGACGATGCCCGGGCTTTCTATAAAAAATCGGTTAAGATGGACCCTAAACTGGCCGATGCCTGGTTTGGGATTGGTGTAACCCTCGATTTTGAGGAGCGTTATTTTGAGGCCCTGCACTTTTACAAAAAAGCGCTCGATCTGGATATTGCCAATGCCGATTTCTGGTTTGCCATTGCTGATGCCGAGTATAAACTTGGTCATTTGCCCGAAGCCGAAAAAGCTTACGAAAAGGTTGTTGAGCTAAATCCGCTGGATGTTGATGCCTGGCTGGATTATTCATCGATACTGTACGAACAGCAAAAGCTTAACGAAGCTACCGAGATTATAGCCGAAGCGATAAAAAACAACCCTGAATCTGCCGAGCTTTATTATCGCATTGTTGCTTACTTATTTGCCAAAGGCGAATACAACGAAGCCCTCAACAACCTTGAGTACGCCTTAACGGCCGATCCGGATAAACACTACATCCTGTTTGATTACCTGCCGCAGCTGCAAAATAATAAGGTGATTATTGATATTATTGCGAGGTATACGAGGTAG